One window from the genome of Scatophagus argus isolate fScaArg1 chromosome 13, fScaArg1.pri, whole genome shotgun sequence encodes:
- the camsap2b gene encoding calmodulin-regulated spectrin-associated protein 2 isoform X2 — translation MMAYTVEMVSVERVMSCINRYSSAEPSHSDGHVQELPYDTEDAIITWINKVNEHLRDILVEEQKLRETSFQESNAATQKARYRKEHAQQRSSPSLPLVENLLKDNTDGCALTTLLHFYCSQVIRLEDICLKETMSLADSLYNLQLVQEFCRNNLNHCCHFSLEDMLYAHASIKSNYLVFMAELFWWFEVVKPSFVQPRVFNPDACEPVSSCRKMAPVSSPLKQRYADRPDSPESIPAEGGMKRSTAMSYADDCTGTWPKEKRSSSRGISFEIPLDGDPTVPPCEAPSLRGMTRSASSDGLGFKVHFASRGGIKRHLSLMPISVNGQSKHIPEDDEDFTSHKPLGRNNTFSVKNQSRYSNGVLPDSSHNHHGNHSDHISPSTPPSIEEALKIIHDTERPHASLSMGDGDNGFFLHSAEPSDPPGDQGQGDDPGSAKALPNDHDPNSISTEEVDTGIHVRTEDIQSLDEDSSSLRDYSDIDPDCEAMTRSCPLSERSERERSREAGRKGVGDANPEGERGVGSDRSSPCPSSAPTLPRSHTASPASSSGGSGGGMVRMTSFAEQKFRKLEGRSSGGTTPESSDLNAPYIQPPKSNSSQISAPPLPITSPSPVTPSPRDPSHLIASEMIQLRMKLEEKRRAIEAQKKKVEAAFTRHRQKMGRTAFLNVVRRKGVTAPLCSGGAETPSPEPLTPSKETSQGSMERAERCKPDGAAPKSPCEDGGSVAPGEIDLADYTRSIERLNTSLGFLQTEMQRLSQQQEKIMAMREHQQQQQAWVIPPPAPSPHRQLRELRSSSVTGRGSGRGSVGSLSPILSSSGSPHAPNRSPAGIKRRPASFHARTPRTPRPNDLKVTPFSRMLNTPTSVDSLPRLRRFNSSQTQLSSFAYLGHDDGQAPRKNQEAKDNKESTKDKEETVAKESAGTPQPSTKEAAKEKEDGSQDERKQTEQARSKGEAKQTRSSEVLCQPVSEIQGPKLSRVKGDSQDRRDLVEVPLSGLKPPGRPPGGQETSGEGEVEGEAGGDIHGDDQKMCCGFFFKDDVKGEEDMAAKKAALLEKRMRREREAQERKQQQDQDQEQRREVARLKAEEEQQKKDEEKARREYIRNEYLRKKQLKLMVDMDEVIKPRSGSLKKKPRPKSIHRDVMESSTPPVRATGVRPRGFSVSSVSLASLNLADNDRDQPNNRKNNRPDSAEGFSSCPSTGSRNGENNWENDSTTSSTPSNAEYTGPKLYKEPSAKSNKHIIQNALAHCCLAGKVNEGQKNKILDEMEKSEANNFLVLFRDSGCQFRSVYTYCPETEEITRLAGIGPRNITTKMIEGLYKYNSDRKQFSQIPAKTMSASVDAITIASHLWQTKKQGTPKKLHTK, via the exons ATATCTGCCTCAAGGAGACCATGTCTTTGGCAGACAGTCTGTACAACCTCCAGCTGGTGCAGGAGTTCTGCAGGAACAACCTCAACCACTGCTGCCACTTCAGCCTGGAGGACATGCTCTACGCACACGCATCTATAAAG AGTAACTACCTGGTGTTTATGGCTGAACTTTTCTGGTGGTTTGAGGTGGTTAAACCTTCATTTGTACAGCCCAGAGTCTTCAACCCAGACG CCTGCGAGCCTGTGTCATCCTGCAGAAAAATGGCCCCTGTGTCCAGTCCACTCAAACAGAGATATGCAGACAGACCAGACAGCCCAGAGAGCATCCCTGCAGAGG GTGGAATGAAAAGATCTACCGCCATGTCCTATGCGGATGACTGCACTGGGACATGGCCCAAAGAAAAACG CTCTTCGTCTCGGGGAATCTCCTTTGAGATTCCTCTGGATGGAGACCCGACTGTGCCGCCCTGTGAAGCTCCCTCCCTCCGCGGTATGACCCGCTCTGCCAGCAGTGACGGTCTTGGTTTCAAAGTTCACTTTGCATCTCGAGGGGGCATCAAACGTCACCTCTCCCTCATGCCCATCAGTGTAAATGGCCAGAGCAAGCACATACCAGAGGATGATGAGGACTTCACCTCCCACAAACCACTGGGGAGAAACAACACATTCTCAGTCAAGAACCAAAGCAG GTACTCGAATGGAGTCCTCCCAGATAGCAGCCACAATCACCACGGCAACCACAGTGACCACATCAGCCCATCAACTCCTCCGAGCATTGAGGAGGCCCTTAAGATTATCCACGACACTGAAAGGCCACACGCTAGCCTGAGCATGGGCGATGGAGACAATGGCTTCTTTCTTCACAGTGCGGAGCCTTCAGACCCTCCAGGGGACCAAGGTCAAGGAGACGACCCGGGTTCAGCTAAGGCTCTGCCGAATGACCACGATCCCAACTCCATATCCACTGAAGAAGTTGACACGGGCATCCATGTGAGGACAGAAGACATCCAGAGTTTGGATGAGGACTCCTCCTCTCTGAGAGACTATTCAGATATAGACCCAGACTGCGAGGCCATGACCCGGTCGTGCCCTCTGTCTGAACGGTCCGAGAGGGAGAGAAGCAGGGAGGCGGGACGGAAAGGGGTCGGTGACGCCAACCCTGAGGGTGAGAGGGGAGTCGGCAGTGACAGGAGCAGCCCCTGTCCCAGTTCAGCACCCACACTTCCCAGATCCCACACAGCCAGCCCCGCCTCGTCCTCTGGAGGTTCTGGAGGCGGCATGGTCCGGATGACTAGCTTTGCAGAGCAGAAGTTCAGGAAGCTGGAGGGAAGGAGCAGTGGAGGAACCACACCAGAGAGTTCAGATCTCAATGCGCCATATATACAACCACCAAAAAGCAATTCTTCTCAG ATCTCTGCGCCTCCTTTGCCGATCACATCTCCCTCTCCGGTGACACCCTCGCCCAGAGACCCCTCTCACCTGATAGCCTCAGAGATGATTCAGCTGAGGATGAAACTGGAAGAGAAACGGAGAGCCATTGAAGCCCAGAAGAAGAAG GTGGAAGCAGCTTTCACCCGTCATCGTCAAAAGATGGGCAGAACGGCCTTTTTGAATGTGGTGAGAAGAAAAGGAGTCACTGCCCCCCTCTGCTCAGGGGGAGCAGAAACTCCTTCTCCAGAGCCACTCACACCTTCAAAGGAAACCAGCCAAGGCAGCATGGAACGAGCAGAGAGATGCAAGCCAGATGGAGCAGCTCCTAAGTCCCCCTGTGAGGATGGTGGAA GTGTGGCTCCGGGAGAAATCGATCTTGCAGATTACACTCGCTCCATTGAGAGGCTGAATACGTCGCTGGGCTTCCTGCAGACAGAGATGCAGCGTTTGtcccagcagcaggagaagatcATGGCCATGAGagagcatcagcagcagcagcaagcctGGGtcattcctcctcctgctccgtCTCCACACAG ACAGCTCAGAGAGTTGCGTAGCAGCAGTGTAACAGGTCGTGGATCAGGCCGAGGCTCGGTTGGGTCTTTGTCTCCCATCCTTTCTTCCTCCGGCTCTCCACATGCTCCCAATCGTTCTCCTGCTGGCATTAAGCGACGGCCAGCCTCCTTCCATGCCAGAACACCTCGGACTCCACGGCCAAACGATCTGAAGGTCACACCCTTCAGTCGAATGCTCAACACCCCCACCTCAGTGGACAGCCTACCAAGACTGAGGCGGTTCAACTCCAGCCAAACCCAGCTCAGCTCGTTTGCCTACCTGGGTCATGATGATGGGCAAGCACCAAGGAAGAACCAAGAGGCCAAGGACAACAAAGAAAGCACCAAGGACAAAGAAGAGACAGTGGCAAAGGAGAGTGCTGGCACTCCCCAGCCTTCCACTAAAGAAGCAGCCAAAGAGAAGGAAGATGGGAGTcaggatgaaagaaaacagacagagcaggCTCGGTCGAAGGGTGAAGCCAAGCAAACAAGGTCATCAGAGGTGTTGTGTCAGCCGGTGTCTGAGATACAAGGGCCCAAACTCAGCCGGGTCAAGGGAGACTCCCAGGACAGAAGAGACCTGGTGGAGGTGCCTCTGTCTGGGCTGAAACCTCCGGGAAGACCACCCGGGGGTCAGGAGACCTCAGGAGAGGGCGAGGTAGAGGGAGAGGCGGGAGGAGACATTCATGGAGATGACCAAAAGATGTGCTGTGGATTCTTCTTCAAG GATGATGTTAAAGGGGAAGAGGACATGGCAGCAAAGAAAGCAGCTCTGCtggagaagaggatgaggagggagagggaggctcaggagaggaagcagcagcaggaccaggaccaggagcagaggagggaagtTGCACG GTTGaaagctgaggaggagcagcagaagaaggaTGAGGAGAAGGCAAGAAGGGAATACATCAGGAATGAATATCTGAGGAAGAAGCAGCTCAAGCTGATGGTGGACATGGATGAGGTCATCAAGCCCCGATCTGGAAGTCTCAAGAAGAAGCCACGGCCCAAGTCCATCCACAGGGATGTCATGGAGTCGTCCACTCCCCCTGTGAGAGCCACAG GGGTGCGTCCTCGAGGTTTCTCGGTGTCAAGCGTTTCTTTGGCGTCTCTCAATCTGGCTGACAACGACAGAGACCAGCCAAATAACAGGAAGAACAACAG GCCAGACTCTGCTGAAGGATTTTCCTCCTGTCCCTCGACTGGCAGTCGGAACGGTGAAAATAACTGGGAAAATGATTCTACCACCTCTTCCACCCCATCCAACGCTGAGTATACAG GACCCAAACTATACAAGGAGCCGAGTGCCAAGTCCAACAAGCACATCATACAGAATGCCCTGGCTCACTGTTGCCTGGCTGGCAAGGTCAACGAAGGGCAGAAGAATAAGATACTCGAT GAAATGGAGAAATCTGAAGCCAATAACTTCTTGGTGTTGTTCCGTGATTCTGGATGCCAGTTCAGGTCTGTGTACACCTACTGCCCTGAAACAGAGGAGATCACCAGGCTGGCCGGCATCGGGCCGAGGAACATCACGACCAAGATGATCGAGGGCCTGTACAAATACAACTCGGACAGGAAGCAGTTCAGCCAGATCCCAGCCAAAACCATGTCTGCCAGCGTGGACGCCATCACTATCGCCAGTCATCTGTGGCAAACCAAGAAGCAGGGGACGCCCAAAAAACTGCACACTAAGTAG